The DNA sequence TTCGACCAGGCCCTCCAGGATGCGGCCGCCCTCGGTGTCACAACGACGGTCGCGGCGGGCGACGACGGCAGCACGGACCGCGTCACCGACGGCAAGCAGCACGTCGACTTCCCGGCGTCGTCGCCGCACGCGCTGGCCTGCGGCGGCACCCGGCTCGAAGCCGACCCGTCGACGGGTGCGGTGCAGAGCGAGGTCGTGTGGAACAACGGAGCGGGCAACGGCGCTACCGGAGGCGGGGTGAGCGCCGTGTTCCCTCTCCCGGCCTGGCAGACCGGTGTCGGCGTCCCCCCGGGTCCGGGAGGGACGGACGCGGGGGGAAACGCCAACGGACCCGGCGGTCGCGGCGTCCCTGACGTGTCCGCCGTCGCCGATCCGCAGACCGGCTACAAGGTCCGCGTGGACGGGCGTGACACGGTCATCGGAGGGACGAGCGCCGTCGCGCCCCTCTGGGCCGCGCTCGTCGCGCGGCTGGCGCAATCGACCGGCCGCCCGCTCGGGCTCGTCCAGCCGAAGCTCTACGACTCGATCCGCGCCGGCCAGGTCGCCGCGGGGTTCCGCGACATCACGAGCGGCGACAACGGCGCGTACGCGGCAGGCGCCGGATGGGACGCGTGCACCGGGCTCGGCGTCCCCGAGGGAACCGCGCTGGTGAGCACGGTCTGACGGGAGCCCCCTCCGGGAGCGGCCAGAATAGGAGGGTGACCCCCAGCCCCGCGCAGCCCCGTCCGCCGCTGGGCTGGCTCCCCGGGGTCGCGGTCGCGGGACTCGCGACCGCGCTCGCCTGGACGGTCCACTGGCTGCTGCCCGCCATCCCGCTGCTGACCGCCGCGGTCGTGCTGGGGATCGTCGTCGGTCAGCTCCCCGCCGCCCGTCCCGCCCTCGTCGGTCCACTCGCGGCCGGCCTGTCGGTCAGCTCCAAGCGCCTGATGCGGATCGGCGTCGTCCTCCTCGGCCTCAAGCTGAGCCTCGGCGACATCGCGCGCCTCGGCTGGGTGACCATCCTCAGCACGGTGCTCGTCGTGGTGATCGCGTTCGCCGGGACCTTCTGGATCGGACGGCTGATGCGCCTCCCCGGGCACGAGCCGCTCCTCCTCGCGACCGGGTTCTCCATCTGCGGCGCCTCGGCGATCGGCGCCATGAGCGGGGTGGTCAGGCCGAAGGACGAGGAGCAGGCCACGCCGGTGGCCCTCGTGACCCTGTGCGGAACGCTCGCGATCTTCGTGCTCCCTCTTCTGTGGCGCCCCCTCGGGCTGGACGCCGTGCAGTTCGGGCACTGGGTCGGCGCGGGCGTCCACGACGTCGGCCAGGTCGTCGCCACCGCGCAGATCGCCGGGCCGGCAGCGCTGGCGGTCGCGATCGTCGTCAAGCTGACCCGTGTGCTCACGCTGGCGCCGATGGTCGCGATCGCTTCCGTGGTCGAGCGCCGGCGCCACGTCGCGGGCGACCCGACGGTGAAGCGGCCTCCGATCGTCCCGCTCTTCGTCGCCGGATTCGTGGCAGCGGTGCTGCTGCGAACCTTCGTCCCGCTCCCTCCCGCCGTGACCGGTGCGGCCGACTCCCTCCAGACGGTCCTGCTGGCCATGGCCCTCTTCGGGCTCGGGACGGCGGTGCGGCTGCGAACGCTCCTGAGCAAGGGCTGGCGCGCGCTCGTCACCGGACTGG is a window from the Leifsonia sp. AG29 genome containing:
- a CDS encoding YeiH family protein; translated protein: MTPSPAQPRPPLGWLPGVAVAGLATALAWTVHWLLPAIPLLTAAVVLGIVVGQLPAARPALVGPLAAGLSVSSKRLMRIGVVLLGLKLSLGDIARLGWVTILSTVLVVVIAFAGTFWIGRLMRLPGHEPLLLATGFSICGASAIGAMSGVVRPKDEEQATPVALVTLCGTLAIFVLPLLWRPLGLDAVQFGHWVGAGVHDVGQVVATAQIAGPAALAVAIVVKLTRVLTLAPMVAIASVVERRRHVAGDPTVKRPPIVPLFVAGFVAAVLLRTFVPLPPAVTGAADSLQTVLLAMALFGLGTAVRLRTLLSKGWRALVTGLASWVLIAALALAAVWLTAAAG